The Acipenser ruthenus chromosome 28, fAciRut3.2 maternal haplotype, whole genome shotgun sequence sequence ATGAATTATAACAATTGTGTTAGTACTGATCATCACACAGTAAAAGTGTGATTATTCCATACATTGATTATTTTTGGGAAGGCGCAAGCGAGGTTTCTCATGTTCGATGCTTCTGTTTTCTTAAGGATTCCCAGCTCTGTCAAGCATCATATGTAACTGCTCCAAGTTACGAATAACTTGCATCCTTACGATTTCCCAGGCGCAGACACTGTGGTTCTGGAATAACATATTACACATGATCACATATTACATTACGTGAATAACGCCATGTATTATAGTTCACATTACCATTGTGTCACAGTAGCGGCTCATACATTATTCTTTATCACCGTATACTTTTACACATATAAAAACGCTTAACTCTACCTTGTCCTTTAAAACATTTTCCATCTTTTCAAAGTACGTCTTCAGAAGCTCGCTGCGGTCGGCAAAAGAGTGCAGATCCCCAGCGAAAGCTGTTTGACCTTCCAtctaaatcaggaaaaaaaaagtgaatcaaGGTTGTTCTATGCAGTACAAACCGGCATTTGTGCTTAACTACATATATTCTGTATCGGTAACCTATCGAAAGTGTTACTTACGCATTCCTCAAGCTTGCCTGTCTGACGGAATAGGATATTTTTGAAGTAATGCAGCTTTGAGAGGTCCCAAGACACAGGTGTAAGAGTTTCGTCAAAAAGGTTGAAGACGTGGTTCAGAACGTTATATGCAATCAATACAGTTGTCTCAGTctgatatattaaaaaacaaaaacaaacaaaaaaacccaaacattaAATTAACAGCAcaggctaattattattattattattattattattattattattattatta is a genomic window containing:
- the LOC131701925 gene encoding interferon alpha-1-like; amino-acid sequence: MAQQHFWTFCLVLTFVPQILSLECKWMDFHFRHKNELSTGFLKDMGGKLPLKCLTEQINLQFPQNAYNSEDSSTETTVLIAYNVLNHVFNLFDETLTPVSWDLSKLHYFKNILFRQTGKLEECMEGQTAFAGDLHSFADRSELLKTYFEKMENVLKDKNHSVCAWEIVRMQVIRNLEQLHMMLDRAGNP